One genomic segment of Aquipluma nitroreducens includes these proteins:
- a CDS encoding tetratricopeptide repeat protein: MQKIGRIVLGVVMILCLFIQLPSLAQSKKFFVITGKIIPEAESNVNGSIEVTKNGKETSTIDIPKNGRFRFELEFFNEFSLTFKYPGHFNKIIIVSTEIPQEVWQRDNDFPPFPMIVQLTKEFEGIDKSFTLKPSGRIFYGKEIDNFEKESYISDLQFTEQIATAKTQANQVQKEAASISKENAQDLAAKQKNFDQLIKEADANYQRGEYQLALLKYLEARKLFPEKAYPNDRVAELQDLVKALEITEKQKAELEQKYKSAIAKANGFFEQKSYKEARPIYEEALQYKPGDVFSNGRINEIDQLLALLEKQNQVKDLIANADKNYKSKKYDEAITLYNQAKQLVPENQYPQDQINLITQEMQQQAQLDQLEKDFNQSIQTANTLAQQKDYLQALNSYKKALGLKPDSQLAKDKIAETELALVAVENDKKYLQAIQLADQALAKNDFQNAKIQYQEALKIKSEAYPKSKLAEIAASESKEADFNNWVTKAEKAFADNNFDEALNSFTEALKLKPTDTPVKKRIEDIQSLKNKESAEKEYADLITQADQNFNNNQFDEAITAYYKALQIKKSETYPKDQLKKIDTYQSLVKKAEKSFQTKDYPASLISLNSILELKPNDNYAAAKIAEIEKIQLELKQLKEKAKSELMAYNDAIKAADQLFTTQSYPEAIVKYKEALAIKSTEAYPQKRITEIETILDKAEKEKARIEKEYQAAIAQADKSFGSKDYSGSLTSYNTALVLKPNDSYATSKIAEIQKIQLELKQLEEKSKAELLAYNELIKVADQFFTAKTYPESINKYKDALAIKANEDYPQKRIKEIESILDGIEKEKTRIESEYKAVIAQADNLLEKKDYSNAQAEYRKALAIKANEVYPKDQIRKIDETLAENRRREEEARKQELEKQNLAFNQAMANADKSFSENDFNTAKTGYETALSIKPNDPTAKDKYGQTEAKLAQLARNTQAYNKAVTEANNKLTAKQYPEAKEKYQEALQYLPDSDYPKRQVAKIDELLAQQEAEAKTKREFDLAVTEGESLFKNKDLAKAKDAFMKAYNLIPSEVVPPKRISEINDLIAQQERNEAAIKATLEAYQKVIQRADNQFGNKEYTSAQLSYNEALLVKSDEKYPQDQLVLIAKLLKEQNEQNYKTAIAKADNSFNTNQFDDATTNYQEALKFKKEDQYATQKLKDIEKKKADLEAENNRLKQFEDNYKALVADADNELKNKSYVTAKEKYQKALTLKPTDVYPKDQIAKIDEQLNELQKAAETDKQYAQLIKDAQNAFQANKLKEARDLYQKGYDLKPNEPMPPMRISEIDALLAQQEETAKLAAMEEAQRLAKEKADRNQYNNAVAAADKEFAAKLYTLAKVHYSDALIALPNEKYPRDQIAKIDDLIAQELLKKSLAEQKAQQDSIQKAKDKLFDLAMTSAKDHEQNSRYEQAIQKYNDAISIKPDQRTVIQKLISDIQDKMQLLAKQDAEYKRLIKLADGYFTDSKLNEALTEYQNAIKIKADEEYPGKQIKEIQSQLAARELNYTNAIAKADKAYDASDWVTAKTGYTEALSVKPNETYPANRLKDVNQKIADANLAAISNSADNKAYSDAMEKAEKALKEDQLSSAKMQFQTAQSIKPDEKLPAQRIKEIDLLIDQRNKDRLANAQRELDEKYQQALNVADNSYRDKSYSIAKLQYQQASLIKPEESYPKTQMALMDKLMNEAKPVETYASKLPENEPVKSVKKPIFNPQESAQATESRAQMYNTITDYDQAIKKADDLFGVKDYTVARFYYYKASDIKPSEEYPKKQVDLIRKLIDSQLSAGDLSEYDKAITQADNSFSSKNYPIAKFFYNKALDIKSWEKYPKDRINEILALTNSLLSEKDEKEYQDIIAKADEAYFNKDLAISRFYYNKALSIKRDENYPRIKLKDIQKLIDQDAQDQENEQYRNLVDQGDQAFQLKNYSVARFNYNKALTMKPNEKYPKDQLKKLKEALQNQDK; the protein is encoded by the coding sequence ATGCAAAAGATAGGTCGGATAGTTCTGGGAGTGGTTATGATTCTTTGTCTTTTCATTCAGCTTCCATCGCTGGCGCAAAGCAAAAAATTCTTTGTCATAACCGGAAAAATAATCCCCGAAGCAGAAAGTAACGTGAATGGATCAATTGAGGTTACCAAAAACGGAAAAGAAACTTCAACTATCGACATCCCCAAAAACGGACGTTTCCGGTTCGAACTCGAATTCTTCAATGAGTTTAGTTTGACTTTCAAATATCCCGGACATTTTAATAAAATCATTATTGTTTCGACCGAAATACCTCAGGAAGTATGGCAACGGGATAATGACTTTCCTCCCTTCCCAATGATTGTTCAGTTAACAAAAGAGTTCGAAGGAATCGACAAGAGTTTCACCTTAAAACCTTCAGGAAGAATATTTTACGGAAAAGAAATTGATAACTTTGAAAAAGAAAGTTATATATCTGATCTACAATTTACAGAACAGATTGCAACTGCCAAAACTCAAGCCAATCAGGTTCAGAAAGAAGCCGCCTCAATTTCGAAAGAAAATGCTCAGGACTTAGCCGCGAAACAGAAAAATTTTGATCAGTTAATAAAAGAAGCAGATGCAAATTATCAACGAGGCGAATATCAACTGGCTTTATTGAAATATCTGGAAGCGCGTAAACTGTTTCCTGAAAAAGCCTATCCGAATGATCGTGTAGCCGAACTTCAGGATTTGGTAAAAGCGCTTGAGATTACGGAAAAACAAAAAGCAGAATTAGAACAAAAATATAAATCTGCGATTGCCAAGGCCAATGGATTCTTCGAACAAAAGAGCTACAAAGAAGCCCGGCCGATTTACGAAGAAGCATTGCAATATAAGCCGGGCGATGTCTTTTCGAACGGAAGAATCAACGAAATTGACCAGCTACTTGCCTTACTCGAAAAACAAAATCAGGTTAAAGATCTGATTGCCAATGCCGACAAAAATTACAAATCGAAAAAATACGACGAAGCAATTACTCTGTATAACCAGGCAAAACAACTGGTTCCTGAAAATCAATATCCACAGGATCAAATCAATTTGATTACCCAGGAAATGCAACAACAGGCACAGCTTGATCAACTTGAGAAAGATTTCAACCAATCCATACAAACGGCCAATACTTTAGCACAACAGAAAGACTATCTCCAAGCCTTAAACTCGTATAAAAAAGCGCTTGGATTAAAGCCCGACAGCCAGCTCGCCAAAGACAAAATAGCAGAAACAGAACTTGCACTGGTTGCTGTTGAAAACGACAAGAAATACCTTCAAGCCATTCAGCTTGCCGATCAGGCTTTAGCCAAAAACGATTTCCAAAATGCAAAAATACAATACCAGGAAGCCCTGAAAATTAAATCTGAAGCTTATCCGAAATCTAAACTTGCTGAAATTGCAGCCTCCGAATCAAAAGAAGCTGACTTCAACAATTGGGTAACCAAAGCAGAAAAGGCATTTGCTGACAATAACTTCGATGAAGCATTGAACTCATTTACCGAAGCTCTGAAATTAAAACCAACAGATACACCAGTAAAAAAACGAATTGAGGATATTCAAAGCCTGAAAAACAAGGAATCGGCTGAAAAAGAATATGCTGATTTAATTACCCAGGCCGATCAGAATTTTAACAACAATCAATTCGACGAAGCAATTACGGCCTACTACAAAGCTCTTCAAATTAAAAAGTCGGAAACATATCCGAAAGATCAGCTCAAAAAAATAGACACTTATCAATCATTGGTTAAGAAGGCAGAAAAAAGCTTCCAAACGAAAGATTATCCGGCATCGCTCATTTCCCTGAATAGCATTCTTGAGTTGAAACCAAACGACAACTATGCGGCTGCAAAAATTGCAGAAATAGAGAAAATACAATTGGAACTGAAGCAACTCAAAGAAAAGGCGAAATCCGAATTAATGGCATACAACGATGCAATCAAAGCGGCCGATCAGCTATTTACTACACAAAGTTATCCGGAAGCTATAGTTAAATACAAGGAAGCGTTGGCTATAAAGTCAACCGAAGCTTATCCGCAAAAAAGGATAACTGAAATAGAAACGATTCTCGATAAAGCCGAGAAAGAAAAAGCTCGCATCGAAAAAGAATATCAGGCTGCAATTGCTCAGGCTGACAAAAGCTTCGGGTCGAAAGACTATTCCGGTTCGCTCACTTCATACAACACTGCTCTTGTCCTGAAGCCAAACGACAGTTATGCCACTTCGAAAATTGCTGAGATACAGAAAATTCAATTGGAACTGAAGCAACTTGAGGAAAAATCGAAAGCTGAATTACTGGCTTACAACGAATTGATCAAAGTGGCTGATCAATTCTTTACGGCCAAAACCTATCCTGAATCGATAAATAAGTACAAGGATGCTCTGGCCATAAAGGCAAACGAAGACTATCCGCAGAAAAGGATAAAAGAAATTGAAAGCATCCTCGATGGAATTGAAAAAGAAAAAACACGTATCGAAAGCGAATATAAAGCCGTAATTGCTCAAGCCGACAATCTTCTTGAAAAGAAAGATTACAGCAATGCCCAGGCTGAATACCGCAAAGCGCTCGCGATAAAAGCAAATGAGGTTTATCCAAAAGACCAGATCCGGAAAATTGACGAAACCCTTGCTGAAAATCGACGTCGTGAAGAGGAAGCCCGGAAACAGGAACTGGAGAAACAGAATCTTGCATTTAATCAGGCCATGGCAAACGCCGATAAATCGTTTAGCGAAAACGATTTCAATACGGCAAAAACCGGTTATGAGACTGCTTTAAGCATTAAGCCAAACGATCCGACTGCAAAAGATAAATATGGACAAACAGAGGCAAAACTTGCCCAGCTTGCCCGAAATACCCAAGCCTACAACAAAGCGGTTACCGAAGCAAACAATAAATTAACCGCCAAACAATATCCTGAAGCCAAAGAAAAATATCAGGAAGCACTTCAGTATTTACCCGACTCGGATTATCCAAAGCGACAAGTGGCAAAAATTGATGAACTGCTGGCTCAACAGGAAGCTGAGGCTAAAACCAAACGTGAATTTGACCTGGCTGTTACTGAGGGTGAATCTTTATTTAAAAACAAAGATCTGGCAAAGGCAAAAGATGCCTTTATGAAGGCTTACAATTTAATTCCGTCAGAAGTTGTTCCGCCCAAAAGGATAAGCGAAATCAACGATTTAATTGCTCAACAGGAACGTAATGAAGCTGCCATAAAAGCGACTCTGGAAGCCTACCAAAAAGTAATTCAGCGGGCTGACAATCAATTTGGCAACAAGGAATATACCTCAGCTCAGTTGTCATACAATGAAGCATTATTGGTAAAATCGGATGAAAAATATCCACAGGATCAATTGGTTTTGATCGCAAAGCTTCTGAAAGAGCAAAACGAGCAGAATTACAAAACTGCAATTGCGAAAGCCGACAATTCGTTTAATACCAATCAGTTTGACGATGCGACAACTAACTATCAGGAAGCATTGAAATTCAAAAAAGAGGATCAATACGCCACACAAAAACTGAAAGATATTGAAAAGAAAAAGGCCGATCTTGAAGCCGAGAATAATCGGTTAAAACAATTTGAGGATAACTACAAGGCTTTAGTCGCCGATGCCGATAACGAATTGAAAAACAAAAGTTATGTTACGGCAAAAGAAAAGTACCAAAAGGCATTGACATTAAAACCAACGGATGTTTATCCTAAAGATCAAATCGCCAAGATTGACGAACAGCTAAATGAACTTCAAAAAGCAGCTGAAACGGATAAACAATATGCGCAGTTAATTAAAGATGCACAGAATGCATTTCAGGCAAATAAACTTAAGGAAGCCCGTGATTTATACCAGAAAGGTTATGACCTGAAACCGAACGAGCCGATGCCGCCAATGCGCATTTCCGAAATCGATGCGCTTCTTGCCCAACAAGAAGAAACTGCGAAACTCGCTGCCATGGAAGAAGCACAGCGACTGGCAAAAGAAAAAGCAGACCGAAATCAGTACAATAATGCTGTTGCTGCAGCTGATAAAGAATTTGCCGCAAAATTGTATACGCTTGCAAAAGTTCATTATTCCGATGCTTTGATTGCCCTACCCAACGAAAAATATCCACGGGATCAAATCGCCAAAATTGATGATTTGATTGCACAGGAATTACTGAAAAAATCACTGGCGGAACAAAAAGCCCAGCAAGATTCCATTCAAAAAGCGAAAGACAAGCTATTCGATTTAGCCATGACTTCTGCAAAAGATCATGAACAGAACAGTCGTTATGAACAAGCAATCCAGAAATACAATGATGCCATCAGCATAAAGCCTGATCAACGAACTGTGATTCAAAAACTGATCAGCGACATTCAGGATAAAATGCAACTTTTGGCTAAACAGGATGCCGAATACAAACGATTGATCAAGCTTGCTGACGGATATTTTACTGATTCGAAACTTAACGAAGCATTAACTGAATATCAGAATGCGATTAAAATTAAGGCAGATGAAGAGTATCCCGGAAAACAGATCAAGGAAATACAATCTCAACTGGCTGCTCGCGAACTGAACTATACCAATGCAATAGCAAAAGCTGACAAAGCCTACGATGCGTCTGACTGGGTAACTGCCAAGACCGGTTATACCGAAGCATTAAGTGTAAAACCCAATGAAACTTATCCTGCCAATCGCTTGAAGGATGTAAATCAGAAAATTGCCGATGCAAATCTCGCAGCCATTAGTAATTCAGCCGATAATAAAGCATATTCTGATGCTATGGAAAAGGCAGAGAAAGCGTTAAAAGAAGACCAGCTTTCTTCAGCAAAAATGCAATTTCAGACGGCACAGTCGATTAAACCCGACGAAAAATTACCAGCACAACGGATCAAAGAAATTGATTTACTGATCGATCAGCGTAATAAGGATCGTTTGGCTAACGCACAACGCGAACTCGACGAAAAATACCAGCAGGCTTTAAATGTAGCCGATAATTCGTATCGCGATAAATCATACAGCATTGCCAAACTTCAATATCAGCAGGCTTCGCTAATTAAACCTGAAGAATCGTATCCAAAAACTCAGATGGCTTTAATGGACAAATTGATGAATGAAGCCAAACCGGTTGAAACTTATGCTAGTAAACTGCCAGAAAATGAACCTGTCAAGTCAGTTAAGAAACCAATCTTCAATCCTCAGGAATCGGCTCAGGCTACTGAATCGAGAGCCCAGATGTACAATACGATTACTGACTATGACCAGGCAATCAAAAAAGCTGATGATTTATTTGGCGTGAAAGATTATACTGTAGCACGATTCTATTATTACAAAGCATCTGACATTAAACCTTCTGAAGAATATCCAAAAAAGCAGGTCGACCTGATCCGAAAACTGATCGATTCGCAACTTTCAGCTGGGGATCTTTCAGAATACGACAAGGCAATAACCCAGGCCGACAATTCCTTTTCAAGTAAGAACTATCCAATCGCTAAATTTTTCTACAACAAAGCCCTGGACATCAAATCGTGGGAAAAATATCCAAAAGACCGGATTAATGAAATTTTAGCGCTGACAAATTCACTACTTTCTGAAAAGGATGAAAAAGAATACCAGGACATAATAGCTAAAGCCGATGAGGCCTATTTTAATAAAGATCTGGCCATTTCGCGCTTCTACTATAACAAAGCTTTATCCATTAAAAGAGACGAAAATTACCCGAGAATAAAGCTAAAGGATATTCAAAAACTTATTGATCAGGATGCTCAAGATCAGGAAAATGAGCAATACCGAAATCTCGTTGACCAAGGCGATCAGGCTTTTCAACTCAAAAACTACAGCGTAGCGCGTTTTAATTACAACAAAGCGCTCACCATGAAACCGAATGAAAAGTATCCGAAAGATCAGCTTAAAAAGTTAAAAGAAGCGTTGCAAAATCAGGACAAATAA
- a CDS encoding Gfo/Idh/MocA family oxidoreductase, with the protein MNEEMNSNKQTSVNAAETELSNAINRRKFIGGVTTAALGVTLIPRHVLGGAGFVAPSDKINLAYIGCGTQGLREMQGMLDLPEIQIVAVCDPQKKAINYYDWDPESLRDQIRKAIGNPNWTTGGNNTIPGGRDNAQEYVDGFYAKQRADQKYKACRAYADFRELFEKEKGLDAVKVMTPDHLHGLIAMAAMKRNIAVTMHKPISNRLLEGRKVIDFARNSNVITHLIPWDTNGNMDQIMLWINGGVIGTLKEVHNWSFRPVWPQYAKVPAEKPTVPDGFDWDLWVGPEADRPYHPYYTNMVFRGWYDFGGGSMADMGHYSLWTVFNALELENPTIIEPNRSHVCDLQTDATAYQIENDFAFPFASTVRFKYPAKGNRPAVDLVWYDGGMKPPTPQEFYDKNIDFPDEGMMFVGDKGIIMSSAFTVEKPYLLSGEVKKAEEVSVAAGATKQPGVQRFVEGIKTGKQIEGNFRQAWPITEAVNLYAAALRTNKTLRYDASQLKITNNDAANNYLQRAYRSGWNIDSI; encoded by the coding sequence ATGAATGAAGAAATGAATTCAAACAAGCAAACTTCAGTCAATGCGGCTGAAACTGAATTATCCAACGCCATCAATCGCAGAAAATTTATTGGCGGAGTAACAACCGCTGCACTTGGAGTAACTTTAATCCCAAGGCACGTATTGGGTGGAGCAGGTTTTGTTGCGCCGAGCGATAAAATCAACCTGGCCTACATTGGTTGCGGAACGCAGGGATTGCGCGAAATGCAAGGAATGCTCGACCTTCCTGAAATACAAATTGTAGCGGTTTGCGATCCGCAGAAAAAAGCGATCAATTATTACGATTGGGACCCCGAATCACTACGCGACCAGATTCGCAAGGCTATTGGTAATCCGAACTGGACTACAGGCGGAAACAACACCATTCCCGGAGGTCGCGACAATGCTCAGGAATATGTTGATGGGTTTTATGCCAAACAAAGGGCCGATCAGAAATACAAAGCCTGCCGTGCTTATGCCGATTTCAGGGAACTGTTCGAAAAAGAAAAAGGACTGGATGCCGTTAAAGTTATGACGCCGGATCATTTGCACGGACTGATTGCGATGGCTGCTATGAAGCGCAATATTGCGGTTACCATGCACAAACCCATTTCGAACCGCCTGCTCGAAGGCCGGAAAGTGATTGATTTTGCCCGGAACTCGAACGTAATTACTCACCTCATTCCCTGGGACACCAACGGAAATATGGATCAGATCATGTTATGGATCAACGGCGGTGTAATCGGGACTTTGAAGGAAGTACACAACTGGTCGTTCCGCCCGGTATGGCCGCAATACGCCAAAGTACCTGCCGAAAAACCCACCGTTCCTGATGGGTTCGATTGGGATTTGTGGGTTGGGCCCGAAGCCGATCGCCCGTACCATCCGTATTATACCAATATGGTTTTCCGCGGTTGGTACGACTTTGGTGGCGGCTCGATGGCCGATATGGGTCACTATAGCTTGTGGACTGTTTTCAACGCGCTGGAACTAGAAAACCCAACCATTATTGAGCCAAATAGAAGCCATGTTTGCGATTTGCAGACTGATGCAACAGCTTACCAGATTGAGAATGATTTTGCTTTCCCGTTTGCCAGTACAGTTCGGTTTAAATATCCGGCCAAAGGCAACCGCCCGGCAGTTGACCTGGTGTGGTACGATGGCGGAATGAAACCTCCGACACCACAGGAATTCTACGATAAAAACATCGATTTTCCGGATGAAGGAATGATGTTCGTTGGCGACAAGGGAATCATCATGTCATCTGCATTTACGGTTGAAAAGCCCTATTTGCTTTCAGGAGAAGTGAAAAAAGCCGAAGAAGTTTCGGTGGCAGCCGGGGCAACCAAGCAACCTGGAGTGCAGCGGTTTGTGGAGGGAATAAAAACCGGTAAGCAAATTGAGGGTAATTTCCGCCAGGCCTGGCCAATTACCGAAGCCGTCAATTTGTACGCAGCAGCTTTGCGAACAAACAAAACCCTACGCTATGACGCCTCGCAGTTGAAAATTACCAATAACGATGCTGCGAACAACTATCTGCAACGTGCCTATCGGTCGGGTTGGAATATCGATTCGATTTAG
- a CDS encoding RapZ C-terminal domain-containing protein, which translates to MELKIKDQLFSLFESHFKEEVTFFEQLPASGSYREYVRIKSVNHQVIGAYNQDVKENQAFLEFSAHFRNKNIPVPHIYAVNSNMDCYLQEDLGNTTLFDFISKTRENEGFSIKIVDEYKKVLRELPRIQLVAGKDIDYSVCYPREAFDKQSMMWDLNYFKYYFLKLAKIPFDEQALEDDFQTFSDYLLAVDNNAFLYRDFQSRNVMLKDGKVYFIDYQGGRKGALQYDLASLLYDAKANIPEAEREELLEFYLDELSQYKQVNRDKFKALFGGYVLIRIMQAMGAYGFRGFYEKKEHFLKSIPFALKNLETLLAKNTIQAKLPELFKVLKAVTESVFLKTISPSNDRLTVRVSSFSYKKGIPHDPSGNGGGFVFDCRAIHNPGRYLEYKHLTGKDPQVQKFLEEKSTIASFMESVISLVSQSVEVYSSRGFSHLCVSFGCTGGQHRSVYAAEKLAEYLRNNYPVTVVLQHVEQDKI; encoded by the coding sequence TTGGAACTAAAAATAAAAGATCAGCTATTCAGTTTGTTTGAGTCTCATTTTAAAGAAGAAGTTACCTTCTTTGAGCAGTTACCGGCATCAGGTTCATACCGCGAATATGTCAGGATAAAAAGTGTAAACCACCAGGTTATTGGTGCCTACAATCAGGATGTAAAAGAGAATCAGGCGTTCCTGGAGTTTTCGGCCCATTTCCGAAATAAGAACATTCCGGTTCCTCACATTTATGCTGTAAACAGTAACATGGATTGCTACCTTCAGGAAGATCTGGGCAACACTACCCTATTCGATTTCATCAGCAAAACCCGCGAAAATGAAGGATTTTCAATCAAAATAGTAGATGAATACAAAAAGGTTCTGCGCGAACTTCCGCGGATTCAACTGGTTGCCGGGAAAGACATCGATTACAGCGTTTGCTACCCACGCGAAGCTTTCGACAAACAATCGATGATGTGGGACTTAAATTATTTCAAGTATTATTTCCTGAAACTGGCCAAAATACCTTTCGACGAACAGGCTCTGGAAGACGACTTTCAGACTTTTAGCGACTACTTATTGGCTGTAGACAACAATGCGTTCCTCTATCGTGATTTTCAGTCGAGAAACGTGATGTTGAAAGACGGGAAAGTATATTTCATCGATTATCAGGGTGGAAGGAAAGGCGCACTTCAATACGATTTGGCTTCGCTGCTTTACGATGCCAAAGCCAATATTCCGGAGGCCGAACGCGAAGAATTACTCGAATTTTATCTGGACGAACTTAGCCAGTACAAACAGGTCAATCGCGATAAATTCAAGGCTTTATTTGGTGGCTATGTGCTGATACGAATTATGCAGGCCATGGGCGCCTATGGGTTTCGTGGTTTTTATGAGAAAAAAGAGCACTTCCTGAAAAGTATTCCATTTGCACTCAAAAATCTGGAAACACTGCTTGCCAAAAATACAATCCAGGCCAAGCTTCCCGAATTATTTAAGGTACTGAAAGCTGTTACTGAATCGGTGTTCCTGAAAACGATCAGTCCGTCGAATGACCGGTTAACCGTGCGTGTCAGTAGCTTTTCGTATAAAAAAGGCATTCCGCACGATCCCTCAGGAAATGGTGGAGGATTCGTCTTCGATTGCCGTGCCATTCACAATCCGGGTCGTTACCTTGAATACAAACACCTTACTGGAAAAGACCCGCAGGTTCAGAAATTTCTCGAAGAAAAATCGACTATTGCCAGCTTTATGGAATCAGTTATCAGCCTGGTATCGCAATCGGTTGAAGTTTATTCGTCCAGAGGGTTTTCGCATTTATGTGTGAGCTTCGGATGCACCGGAGGACAGCATCGCTCGGTATATGCAGCCGAAAAATTAGCCGAATACCTTCGCAACAATTATCCGGTTACGGTTGTTTTACAGCACGTCGAACAGGATAAAATATAG
- a CDS encoding sugar phosphate isomerase/epimerase family protein, giving the protein MNLTRRNFIKAGGAALGSMALLNAILPKATAADSKQRLAFGFQTWTLRDELGNDFSGTLKKMAGMGYSEVEMCSPLGYTGTPFEKFNNLSGTELRKMIEDTGLKCTSSHYGMGELRDHLDNRIEWAQQMGMRQMICSSLWLPDGASVDDYRKGCDELNIIGRKVQAAGLQLGYHNHHMEFEKRGDELIYDAMLERLDPALVKMQSQVAVVNIGYKAADYFRKYPGRFISAHLADWSATKKEQVAIGQGIVDWKDFFAAAIVGGVKNIFVEMDPPTFKDSAEFLKKI; this is encoded by the coding sequence ATGAACTTAACCAGAAGAAACTTTATAAAAGCGGGTGGAGCAGCATTGGGCTCCATGGCTTTACTGAATGCTATTTTGCCGAAAGCGACAGCTGCCGACTCTAAACAAAGATTAGCATTTGGATTTCAGACTTGGACGCTTCGCGATGAGCTGGGCAACGACTTCTCTGGAACCTTGAAAAAAATGGCGGGAATGGGCTATTCTGAAGTTGAAATGTGCTCTCCGCTGGGCTACACCGGAACTCCGTTTGAGAAATTCAATAACCTGAGCGGAACTGAACTTCGGAAAATGATTGAGGATACCGGTCTGAAATGCACCAGCTCACATTACGGCATGGGCGAATTGCGCGACCATTTGGATAACCGAATTGAGTGGGCGCAGCAAATGGGCATGAGACAGATGATTTGTTCAAGCTTGTGGCTGCCCGATGGCGCTTCGGTTGACGATTACCGCAAAGGATGCGACGAGCTAAATATTATTGGTCGCAAGGTGCAGGCCGCCGGGTTACAGCTCGGATACCACAATCACCACATGGAGTTCGAAAAGCGGGGCGACGAGCTGATTTATGATGCCATGCTCGAAAGGCTCGATCCGGCGCTGGTGAAAATGCAATCCCAGGTTGCCGTTGTGAATATTGGATACAAGGCTGCCGATTATTTCAGAAAATACCCCGGAAGGTTTATATCGGCCCATTTGGCCGACTGGTCTGCCACTAAAAAAGAACAGGTAGCTATAGGGCAAGGGATTGTGGATTGGAAAGACTTTTTTGCTGCTGCCATTGTGGGTGGCGTAAAAAATATTTTCGTGGAAATGGACCCGCCAACCTTTAAAGACAGCGCCGAATTCCTGAAGAAAATATAG